The stretch of DNA ATACGAAGCGCTACTTCGATCGGTTGCCGGGCAAGGCCGAGGGTGTTGTTCGGACACCCGTCTGGGACCTTTCTAGGCATTCCTCTGGCATGACGGTGCGTTTCACCACCGACGCGCCTGCCATCTACGTTCGGTATACCCTTCTCTCCGATCGCCTGGCGATGCCCATCATGCCTGCCACCGGGGTAAGCGGGTTGGACCTGTACGCCACTGACGATCAGGGTGTCGAACGCTGGGCTGGCGTCGTCAGCCCTACTGCACAATCGATCGAGACCGAGCTTGCCACAGGTCTCCGATCCGGCGCGCGCCGCTACACGATCTACTTGCCCCTTTACAACGGCGTCGAGTCCCTGGAGATCGGTACCGACGCGGGAAGTGTGTTCGAACCCATCGTCCCGCGTGCGGAACGGCCAATGCTGTTCTATGGCACCTCGATCATGCACGGCGCCTCGGCTTCACGCCCCGGCATGGCCATTCCCGCGCTTCTCGGTCGTAGACTGAACCGTCCTACTATCAATCTCGGCTTCTCCGGCAACGGCCGGATGGAGCCCGAGGTAGGGGCTCTACTCGCCGAGATCGATCCATGCGTCTTTGCCATCGATTGCCTGCCCAACATGCAAGAAGCCATGGTCGAGGAACGCGCTGCCCCACTGGTACGGCAGCTGCGCCAGGCGCATCCGGGGACGCCGATCCTACTTGTTGAGGACCGGTCGTTCACCAATACGCGCTTTTTCCCAGCCAGCGAGAAACGTCACCGCACGAGCCGGGAGGCCTTGGGCCGCGCATACCGACAGCTGCAGGATGAAGGGGTGGACCACCTCTTCTACCTGCAGGGCGAACAGCTGCTGGGGGATGACGGCGAAGCGGCCACTGATGGCTCCCACCCGAGCGACCTGGGGATGGTCCGGTATGCCGACGCCTACGAGCCCGCGTTGCGTGCGTTGCTGCGACAGTACTGACTGGAGGGTCTCGCCACCGAATGTCGACCGTAGAGTTGCCCAAGCTTAAGGTCCGTTCGCTACATTCGCGCATTAATATGGCATTCTGCCTAACGGGTTTCACTCAGGCACTCACCTGCGTTGTCAGTTAATTCCTAAAGACGACCCCCGCCATCTGAATTACAGAGACTGGCCCAATGACCGACATCATAAAATTCGCGATCAAAGCCTTGATTGCGGGCGCAGTCGTGTGGGCTTTGTATAACCACTTCAGCCCCTTACAGAACTGTTTGAGGATGATCGAAAGTGGGGCGCTTGAGCTCGAACAGTTGGAGGGGGCAAAGTTGGCTGAGGGGTTGCTTGACCGGCTAGAGGGATCGGGGATGGCTGACCGGCTAGAGAGGTTGGGGTTGGCCGACTTGCTAGAGAGGATAGAGTTGAGTGGCTGGCTAGAGGGATTGAAAGGGGATAAGGCGTTTGAAGGATTAGGGGGGGCGGCGCAGGGCGCGGCCAGAGCGGTCTGTTTAAATCAAACGGCCTGGTGATTCACAACAGGACGGGGCCGATCCAGCACCGTAGCGGCGTGGGTCAAGTGATCTTTGGCGCGACGACGGCGGGTGTTTGTCTAACATCGCGAGTGAGCCCAATGATTTCGCTAGGAACGCGACCTCTTAGCTTTTGGCTCAGCCGGTATGGGGGACGTGTTCTTCGTAGCAACACTGCGAGTGGATAGAGGCGTATCCCCCCGGCGGTAACTAGCCCCTCAGTACCCCCGTCTAAGTTACGGTCCTGGCAAATGTTTAGGTTTGCGTAGAGTCGACCGTGCACCAAGGTTCGAGAGGAAGTTGGTCCAGACGTCCGATTTTTCAGGAGATTCCAATGCTCTGCAGCAACACTGAGGAAATACCTGGTCAGAAGATCGTCGAGTTCTACGGCGTGGTGACTGGAAGTACGGTCCGCGCGAAGCATATCGGCCGGGACATCGCGGCTGTCTTCAAGAATTTCGTCGGCGGCGAGCTTAAGGGGTACACTGAACTGCTCCAGGAAGCCCGCGAAGAGGCGATGCACCGGATGATGGCGCAGGCACGCTCGGTGGGAGCGAACGCTGTCGTCAACGTTCGTTTCGGAACGAGCAGCGTGGCCCAGGGAGCTGCCGAGCTCTTCGCCTACGGAACAGCAGTAAAGGTCGAATAACATGGGTCAGCTGATCAACCTCGGCTCTCCGATCTTTCTCCTCCTTCTGACCTATTTTATTGGAAGCCGCCTGGAGGCGAATCACTACAGGAGTATTCGCGAGCGCGAGGCGGCGATGAAAGACATGGTCGCCATCAACCTCCCGCGACTTCCCTGCGACGTCGAGATCGCGAGAGCAGGCATAGTCATGGGGAGTGTCGTGGTGTCGCACGACCACTTCAAACGCTTCCTCGCCCAACTCCGTATCATCGTGGGTGGCCGCATCAAGTCTTACGAGCCGCTGTTGGATCGTGCACGGCGCGAGGCCGTTCTCCGGATGAAGGAGCAGGCACTAGCACGTGGCCACAACACGGTTGTCAACGTTCGACTAGAGACAAGCCGACTCGCGAGCTCTCGACGGGGTGGCAAGGGGACGGCAGGTCTGGAAATGCTAGCCTACGGGACGGCGTTGACTGTGAACGAAGGATTATGAAGTCTGCTCCCCGTGAGCCTGACGATTCAGTAAACCTTACGCCGACCCATTGGTTACGTGAAGCGACCACGCTCACCGTGGGTCTCGCCGTCGTAG from Longimicrobiales bacterium encodes:
- a CDS encoding SGNH/GDSL hydrolase family protein, with protein sequence MTTSRRHFLELVAGGAAGLALPNALRAQRMDVTWHDVREWGVEGKGWSDTKRYFDRLPGKAEGVVRTPVWDLSRHSSGMTVRFTTDAPAIYVRYTLLSDRLAMPIMPATGVSGLDLYATDDQGVERWAGVVSPTAQSIETELATGLRSGARRYTIYLPLYNGVESLEIGTDAGSVFEPIVPRAERPMLFYGTSIMHGASASRPGMAIPALLGRRLNRPTINLGFSGNGRMEPEVGALLAEIDPCVFAIDCLPNMQEAMVEERAAPLVRQLRQAHPGTPILLVEDRSFTNTRFFPASEKRHRTSREALGRAYRQLQDEGVDHLFYLQGEQLLGDDGEAATDGSHPSDLGMVRYADAYEPALRALLRQY
- a CDS encoding YbjQ family protein, which gives rise to MLCSNTEEIPGQKIVEFYGVVTGSTVRAKHIGRDIAAVFKNFVGGELKGYTELLQEAREEAMHRMMAQARSVGANAVVNVRFGTSSVAQGAAELFAYGTAVKVE
- a CDS encoding heavy metal-binding domain-containing protein, encoding MGQLINLGSPIFLLLLTYFIGSRLEANHYRSIREREAAMKDMVAINLPRLPCDVEIARAGIVMGSVVVSHDHFKRFLAQLRIIVGGRIKSYEPLLDRARREAVLRMKEQALARGHNTVVNVRLETSRLASSRRGGKGTAGLEMLAYGTALTVNEGL